Proteins found in one Methylobacterium sp. CB376 genomic segment:
- a CDS encoding DJ-1/PfpI family protein yields MPLRFGILAFPAVQQLDLTGPYEVFASAGDAEVHLLWKDRRPLTSATGLILAPTTTLAECPALDVLCVPGGAGVNALLEDAEVIGFLRDRAAGARFVTSVCTGALVLGAAGLLAGKRATTHWNALDLLAHFGATPVEARIVRDGSLITAGGVTAGIDFGLALVAALRGRDQAEAIQLALEYAPAPPFSAGTPREAPPEIVALVRDRLSGSRAAREAILARLPRIG; encoded by the coding sequence ATGCCCCTGCGCTTCGGAATCCTCGCCTTCCCCGCCGTCCAGCAGCTCGACCTGACCGGTCCCTACGAGGTCTTCGCCTCGGCGGGCGACGCGGAGGTCCACCTGCTCTGGAAGGATCGCCGGCCCCTGACCTCCGCCACGGGCCTGATCCTCGCGCCGACGACGACCCTTGCGGAATGTCCGGCCCTCGACGTGCTCTGCGTGCCGGGCGGGGCGGGCGTGAACGCGCTCCTGGAGGATGCGGAGGTGATCGGCTTCCTGCGCGACCGGGCCGCGGGGGCGCGCTTCGTGACCTCCGTCTGCACCGGGGCGCTGGTCCTCGGCGCGGCCGGGCTCCTCGCCGGCAAGCGGGCCACCACGCACTGGAACGCCCTCGATCTCCTGGCGCATTTCGGCGCGACGCCGGTCGAGGCGCGGATCGTGCGGGACGGGTCCCTCATCACCGCGGGCGGCGTCACGGCGGGGATCGATTTCGGTCTCGCACTGGTGGCGGCCCTGCGCGGCCGGGACCAGGCGGAGGCGATCCAGCTCGCCCTCGAATACGCGCCGGCGCCGCCCTTCTCGGCCGGAACGCCGCGGGAGGCCCCGCCGGAGATCGTCGCCCTCGTCCGGGACAGGCTCTCCGGATCGCGGGCGGCCCGCGAGGCGATCCTGGCCCGACTGCCGCGGATCGGCTGA
- a CDS encoding GlxA family transcriptional regulator, translating into MPIPRRRVEILAFPDVQLLDVAGPLQVFASANDEAGPDRPYDPVVVAREPCVTASAGLGLVAAPLPRADAPLDTLVVAGGRGVEAVSRDPAMLAFVRQRAAAAARTASVCTGAFVLAAAGLLDGRRAVTHWDHCGLFAERFPRVRLDPDPIFVRDGAVWTSAGVTAGIDLALAMVEEDLGRAAALAVARRLVVFLKRPGGQAQFSTVLALQAEPGRFDGLHAWIAGHLRGDLSLPVLAARAGMSARSFSRHYRQATGRTPARAVEAIRVEAARRLLEQGAPVARAAARCGFGSEETMRRGFLRVLGTAPRTYRERFAGPSA; encoded by the coding sequence ATGCCAATCCCGCGACGCCGCGTCGAGATCCTGGCCTTCCCGGACGTCCAGCTCCTCGACGTCGCCGGGCCGCTCCAGGTCTTCGCCTCCGCCAACGACGAGGCCGGGCCTGACCGGCCCTACGATCCCGTCGTGGTCGCCCGCGAACCCTGCGTGACGGCCTCGGCGGGCCTGGGCCTGGTCGCGGCCCCGCTGCCCCGGGCCGACGCCCCCCTCGACACGCTCGTGGTGGCCGGCGGCCGCGGGGTCGAGGCCGTGAGCCGCGACCCGGCGATGCTCGCCTTCGTCCGGCAGCGCGCCGCGGCGGCCGCCCGCACCGCCTCGGTCTGCACCGGGGCCTTCGTGCTCGCCGCGGCCGGGCTCCTCGACGGGCGCCGGGCCGTCACGCATTGGGACCATTGCGGCCTCTTCGCCGAGCGCTTCCCGCGGGTGCGGCTCGATCCCGATCCGATCTTCGTGCGGGACGGCGCCGTCTGGACCTCGGCCGGCGTCACGGCGGGAATCGATCTCGCCCTCGCGATGGTCGAGGAGGATCTCGGCCGGGCGGCGGCCCTCGCGGTCGCCCGGCGCCTCGTCGTGTTCCTCAAGCGCCCCGGCGGGCAGGCGCAGTTCAGCACCGTGCTGGCCCTCCAGGCCGAGCCGGGCCGCTTCGACGGGCTGCATGCCTGGATCGCCGGCCACCTGCGCGGCGACCTCTCCCTGCCGGTCCTCGCCGCCCGGGCGGGGATGAGCGCCCGCAGCTTCTCGCGCCACTACCGGCAGGCGACCGGCCGCACCCCCGCCCGCGCCGTCGAGGCGATCCGGGTCGAGGCGGCCCGGCGCCTGCTGGAGCAGGGCGCGCCGGTCGCCCGGGCGGCGGCGCGCTGCGGCTTCGGCTCCGAGGAGACGATGCGGCGCGGCTTCCTGCGGGTGCTCGGCACCGCGCCCCGGACCTACCGGGAGCGCTTCGCCGGGCCGTCCGCCTGA
- the gluQRS gene encoding tRNA glutamyl-Q(34) synthetase GluQRS, producing the protein MSPPVFRFAPSPNGRLHLGHAYSALLNAALAARMRGRLILRIEDIDVTRCRPELAAATIEDLRWLGLPFEEPVRRQSAHFAEYAAALARLRARSLVYPCFCTRREVAGTSTGRDPDGAPLYPGTCRGRPDAAARIAAGEPHAWRLDMARARAACPEPLLVASFDPEGAVTHREARPERWGDAVLARKDVPASYHLAVVHDDALQGVTHVVRGADLDAATDLHRLLQALLGLPAPLYHHHGLILDPEGGKLAKSRGSEPLASLRARGATPQGLRARLGLA; encoded by the coding sequence GTGTCCCCTCCGGTCTTCCGCTTCGCCCCGAGCCCCAACGGCCGGCTGCATCTCGGTCACGCCTACTCGGCCCTGCTCAACGCCGCCCTCGCGGCGCGGATGCGCGGCCGCCTGATCCTGCGGATCGAGGACATCGATGTCACGCGCTGCCGGCCGGAGCTCGCGGCCGCGACGATCGAGGATCTGCGCTGGCTCGGCCTCCCCTTCGAGGAGCCGGTCCGGCGCCAATCGGCGCATTTCGCCGAGTACGCGGCCGCCCTCGCGCGCCTGCGCGCCCGCTCCCTGGTCTATCCCTGCTTCTGCACGCGCCGGGAGGTGGCGGGAACGAGCACGGGGCGCGATCCCGACGGCGCGCCGCTCTATCCGGGCACCTGCCGCGGGCGCCCGGACGCGGCGGCACGGATCGCCGCCGGCGAGCCCCATGCCTGGCGCCTCGACATGGCGCGCGCCCGCGCCGCCTGCCCGGAGCCGCTCCTCGTCGCGAGCTTCGACCCGGAGGGCGCGGTGACGCACCGCGAGGCGCGGCCGGAGCGCTGGGGCGACGCGGTCCTCGCCCGCAAGGACGTGCCGGCGAGCTACCACCTCGCGGTGGTCCACGACGACGCCCTCCAGGGCGTGACCCACGTGGTGCGGGGCGCCGATCTCGACGCGGCCACCGACCTGCACCGCCTGCTCCAGGCGCTGCTCGGCCTGCCGGCGCCCCTCTACCACCATCACGGGCTGATCCTCGATCCGGAGGGCGGCAAGCTCGCCAAGTCGCGCGGCTCCGAGCCGCTCGCGTCCCTGCGGGCGCGGGGCGCGACGCCGCAGGGCTTGCGCGCGCGGCTCGGCCTCGCCTGA
- a CDS encoding DNA-3-methyladenine glycosylase family protein, whose amino-acid sequence MAGPRVDAGGPPTRLLDSEAVLREGVAALTRCDPLMARLVAEGATPPLRKRPPGYEGLAGIIVAQQLSTASAGAIWGRLRALLRDVTPETVAAAAEADLRAAGLSGPKIRTLRAVAEAVAAGDLPLPALHTLPADEAHRRMVAVRGIGPWTADVYLLFCLGHPDAFPAGDLALQEAARLAEGLDARPSAAALAARAQAWRPWRGVAAKVLWAYYRVAKARDGAPLAP is encoded by the coding sequence ATGGCGGGCCCCCGCGTCGATGCCGGCGGGCCGCCGACGCGGCTCCTCGACTCGGAGGCCGTGCTGCGGGAGGGGGTCGCGGCGCTGACCCGGTGCGACCCGCTGATGGCGCGCCTCGTGGCGGAGGGGGCGACCCCGCCCCTGCGCAAGCGCCCGCCGGGCTACGAGGGGCTCGCCGGCATCATCGTGGCCCAGCAGCTCTCGACGGCGAGCGCGGGCGCGATCTGGGGCCGGCTCAGGGCGCTGCTGCGGGACGTGACCCCCGAGACCGTCGCGGCGGCGGCCGAGGCGGACCTCAGGGCCGCCGGCCTGTCCGGGCCGAAGATCCGCACCCTGCGGGCGGTGGCGGAGGCGGTCGCGGCGGGCGACCTGCCGCTCCCCGCGCTCCACACCCTGCCGGCCGACGAGGCGCATCGCCGGATGGTGGCGGTGCGCGGCATCGGGCCCTGGACCGCGGACGTCTACCTGCTGTTCTGCCTCGGCCACCCGGACGCCTTCCCGGCGGGCGACCTCGCGCTCCAGGAGGCGGCGCGGCTGGCGGAGGGGCTCGACGCGCGCCCGAGTGCCGCGGCGCTCGCCGCGCGGGCGCAGGCGTGGCGGCCCTGGCGCGGGGTCGCCGCCAAGGTGCTCTGGGCGTATTACCGCGTGGCCAAGGCGCGCGACGGCGCGCCCCTCGCTCCCTGA
- a CDS encoding alpha/beta hydrolase — protein MTTLTGPRLPPRSGRAPRQLVVLLHGFGADGNDLIDLAHAWQPLLPDAAFVSPHAPEPCIQGFGRQWFSLTFRDPHERWRGVNRAAPTLDAFLDAELARAGLDESRLALVGFSQGCMMALHVGLRRPRRLAAVVGLSGMLVIEEGKGSESLGPESLKPAIRSVPPILLVHGDQDEVIPVEALFLSADLLAAAEVPVEWHLSAGTGHGIDEGALQHAGLFLASGFAGR, from the coding sequence ATGACGACGCTCACCGGCCCGCGCCTGCCTCCCCGCTCCGGCCGGGCGCCGCGCCAGCTCGTGGTCCTGCTGCACGGCTTCGGCGCGGACGGCAACGACCTGATCGACCTCGCCCACGCGTGGCAGCCGCTGCTGCCGGACGCCGCCTTCGTGTCGCCGCACGCGCCCGAGCCCTGCATCCAGGGCTTCGGCCGGCAATGGTTCTCCCTCACCTTCCGGGACCCGCACGAGCGCTGGCGCGGGGTGAACCGGGCGGCGCCCACCCTCGACGCCTTCCTGGACGCCGAACTCGCGCGGGCCGGGCTCGACGAGAGCCGCCTCGCCCTGGTCGGATTCAGCCAGGGCTGCATGATGGCGCTGCATGTGGGGCTGCGCCGGCCGCGCCGCCTCGCCGCCGTGGTCGGCCTGTCGGGCATGCTGGTGATCGAGGAGGGCAAGGGTAGCGAGAGCCTGGGTCCCGAGAGCCTCAAGCCCGCGATCCGCTCCGTGCCGCCGATCCTGCTGGTCCACGGCGACCAGGACGAGGTGATCCCCGTCGAGGCGCTCTTCCTCTCGGCCGATCTCCTGGCGGCCGCGGAGGTGCCGGTGGAGTGGCACCTCTCGGCGGGCACGGGGCACGGCATCGACGAGGGCGCCCTGCAGCATGCGGGGCTGTTCCTCGCGAGCGGCTTCGCCGGAAGGTAG
- a CDS encoding HpcH/HpaI aldolase family protein — translation MAERGGAVAALAARMREGTPLVSAWCGIPEPAVAGLLAAEPGFDAITLDMQHGGFDEAAVARTVPLVAARGKPTLARVPVAAFNTVSRVLDAGVSAVIAPMVNSAEEAAMLATFAKYPPLGARSWGPLPALALSGLGGDHYLKEANGFCLTLAMVETREALDAVDAILAVEGIDGIFIGPSDLSIALSGGAALDPGGSVVRAALDHAKARARAAGKRIGVYAHSPARGRENVQEGFDLVALMGDGALLRLGAQAALKEVRG, via the coding sequence ATGGCGGAACGGGGTGGGGCGGTGGCGGCGCTCGCGGCGCGGATGCGGGAGGGCACGCCCCTCGTCTCCGCCTGGTGCGGGATCCCCGAGCCGGCCGTGGCCGGGCTCCTCGCGGCGGAGCCCGGCTTCGACGCGATCACGCTCGACATGCAGCACGGCGGCTTCGACGAGGCGGCGGTCGCGCGCACGGTTCCGCTCGTGGCAGCCCGCGGCAAGCCGACCCTGGCGCGGGTGCCGGTGGCGGCCTTCAACACGGTGTCGCGGGTGCTCGACGCGGGCGTCTCGGCGGTGATCGCCCCGATGGTGAACAGCGCCGAGGAGGCGGCCATGCTCGCCACCTTCGCCAAGTACCCGCCGCTCGGCGCGCGCAGCTGGGGACCGCTGCCGGCCCTCGCCCTGTCGGGTCTCGGGGGCGATCACTACCTCAAGGAGGCGAACGGCTTCTGCCTGACGCTGGCGATGGTCGAGACCCGCGAGGCCCTGGACGCGGTGGACGCGATCCTGGCGGTCGAGGGCATCGACGGCATCTTCATCGGCCCCTCCGACCTCTCGATCGCGCTCTCGGGCGGCGCCGCCCTCGATCCGGGCGGCAGCGTGGTGCGCGCGGCCCTCGACCACGCCAAGGCGCGGGCGCGCGCGGCCGGCAAGCGGATCGGCGTCTACGCCCATTCGCCGGCCCGCGGGCGCGAGAACGTGCAGGAGGGCTTCGACCTCGTCGCGCTGATGGGCGACGGGGCGCTGCTGCGGCTCGGCGCCCAGGCGGCGCTCAAGGAGGTGCGGGGGTGA
- the purC gene encoding phosphoribosylaminoimidazolesuccinocarboxamide synthase, producing the protein MDFLKPRYTPMNRRRRIYEGKAKVLYEGPEPGTLIQHFKDDATAFNAKKHEVIDGKGVLNNRISEFVFQHLNDIGVPTHFIRRLNMREQLIREVEIIPLEVVVRNVAAGSLATRLGLEEGTQLPRSIIEFYYKNDQLNDPMVSEEHITAFGWATPQEIDDIMALAIRVNDFLSGLFLGVGIRLVDFKMETGRLWEGDLMRIVVADEISPDSCRLWDIKSQDKLDKDRFRKDLGGLIEAYSEVARRLGILGENEKVQSGGPRLVQ; encoded by the coding sequence ATGGATTTCCTCAAACCACGGTACACGCCTATGAACCGCCGCCGTCGCATCTACGAGGGCAAGGCGAAGGTCCTCTACGAGGGACCGGAGCCGGGCACGCTCATCCAGCACTTCAAGGATGATGCGACCGCCTTCAACGCTAAGAAGCACGAGGTGATCGATGGCAAGGGCGTGCTGAACAACCGGATCTCCGAGTTCGTGTTTCAGCATCTCAACGACATCGGCGTGCCGACTCATTTCATCCGCCGCCTGAATATGCGCGAGCAGCTGATCCGCGAAGTCGAGATCATTCCGCTCGAAGTCGTGGTGCGCAACGTCGCGGCCGGATCCCTGGCGACGCGGCTCGGCCTGGAAGAAGGCACGCAGCTCCCGCGCTCGATCATCGAGTTCTACTACAAGAACGACCAGCTCAACGACCCGATGGTGTCGGAGGAGCACATCACGGCGTTCGGCTGGGCGACGCCTCAGGAGATCGACGACATCATGGCCCTGGCCATCCGGGTCAACGACTTCCTGTCCGGCCTGTTCCTCGGCGTCGGCATCCGCCTCGTCGACTTCAAGATGGAGACGGGCCGGCTCTGGGAAGGCGACCTGATGCGGATCGTCGTCGCCGACGAGATCTCCCCCGATTCGTGCCGCCTCTGGGACATCAAGAGCCAGGACAAGCTCGACAAGGACCGCTTCCGCAAGGATCTGGGCGGCCTGATCGAGGCCTATTCGGAGGTGGCGCGCCGCCTCGGCATCCTGGGCGAGAACGAGAAGGTGCAGAGCGGCGGTCCCCGCCTCGTCCAGTAG
- a CDS encoding glycosyltransferase family 2 protein gives MTRARRFPPSPALDALRFAEPLRGSGRDALAALPGLLAHPREALAIGWAWLTGKRVRARNRAAALLGAHPRLRPRPVAGAPAARAAAPAGHGPVILCPEGHCLAEGAAAAVAEAFASDPGLRALYGDALVLGPGDRPLLPLLRPAFDPDFLLAVDYVGPVVALRDAVRGEAGDDVPALLLRLHDRHGPGAVRHLPRVLSLWRPFAAASGDASRQARRALARARAPEAGIETGPCGVLTLRRPLPEPPLVSLIVPTRDRLDLLRTCLDSLRARTDWPALDIIVCDNDSREPETLAYLRALEEAGAARVLPCPGPFNFAAMNNRAAGIARGRLLGFVNNDVEAFRPDWLRRMAEEALRPEVGAVGAKLLDAAGRVQHGGIVLGTGGLVTHAHRHFPGDAPGYLHRLAATHRVAAVTAACLVVEARKFAEVGGFDEAAFAVDFNDVDLCLRLDRAGYRTLIVPGAVLHHREAASRRWTPEAARRHAAEVASLRARWGAALAADPWYHPAFDPQAPTYTRLRPAPGAGPR, from the coding sequence GTGACGCGCGCGCGCCGCTTCCCCCCATCCCCGGCCCTCGACGCCCTGCGCTTCGCCGAGCCGCTGCGCGGCTCCGGGCGGGACGCCCTCGCGGCGCTGCCGGGGCTGCTGGCGCACCCGCGCGAGGCCCTCGCCATCGGCTGGGCGTGGCTCACGGGCAAGCGCGTGCGCGCCCGCAACCGCGCCGCCGCGCTCCTCGGGGCGCACCCGCGCCTGCGCCCGCGCCCCGTCGCGGGCGCGCCCGCCGCGCGGGCGGCCGCGCCCGCCGGGCACGGCCCGGTGATCCTGTGCCCGGAGGGGCATTGCCTCGCGGAGGGGGCCGCCGCCGCGGTCGCCGAGGCCTTCGCGAGCGATCCGGGCCTGAGGGCCCTCTACGGCGACGCGCTGGTGCTCGGCCCCGGGGACCGCCCGCTGCTGCCGCTGCTGCGGCCCGCCTTCGACCCCGACTTCCTGCTCGCGGTCGATTACGTCGGCCCGGTCGTCGCCCTGCGCGACGCGGTGCGGGGGGAGGCGGGCGACGACGTCCCGGCGCTCCTGCTGCGGCTGCACGATCGGCACGGCCCCGGCGCCGTCCGCCACCTGCCCCGCGTGCTCTCCCTGTGGCGGCCCTTCGCGGCCGCCTCCGGCGACGCCTCCCGCCAAGCCCGCCGGGCGCTCGCCCGCGCCCGCGCGCCGGAGGCGGGGATCGAGACCGGGCCGTGCGGCGTGCTGACCCTGCGCCGCCCGCTTCCCGAGCCGCCGCTCGTGAGCCTGATCGTGCCGACCCGCGACCGCCTCGACCTCCTGCGCACCTGCCTCGACAGCCTGCGCGCCCGCACGGACTGGCCGGCCCTCGACATCATCGTCTGCGACAACGACAGCCGCGAGCCCGAGACCCTCGCCTATCTGCGGGCGCTGGAGGAGGCGGGCGCGGCCCGGGTGCTGCCCTGCCCGGGGCCGTTCAACTTCGCGGCGATGAACAACCGGGCCGCCGGGATCGCCCGCGGGCGGCTCCTCGGCTTCGTCAACAACGACGTCGAGGCGTTCCGGCCGGACTGGCTGCGGCGGATGGCCGAGGAGGCGCTGCGGCCGGAGGTGGGCGCGGTCGGGGCGAAGCTCCTCGACGCGGCCGGCCGCGTCCAGCACGGCGGCATCGTGCTCGGCACGGGCGGGCTCGTCACCCACGCCCATCGCCACTTCCCCGGGGACGCGCCGGGCTACCTGCACCGCCTCGCCGCGACCCACCGGGTCGCCGCCGTGACGGCCGCCTGCCTCGTGGTCGAGGCGCGCAAATTCGCCGAGGTCGGCGGCTTCGACGAGGCAGCCTTCGCGGTCGATTTCAACGACGTCGACCTCTGCCTGCGCCTCGACCGGGCGGGCTACCGCACCCTGATCGTGCCCGGCGCGGTGCTGCACCACCGGGAGGCGGCGAGCCGGCGCTGGACGCCGGAGGCCGCGCGGCGCCACGCCGCCGAGGTCGCCTCCCTGCGGGCGCGCTGGGGGGCGGCGCTCGCCGCCGATCCCTGGTACCATCCGGCCTTCGACCCGCAGGCCCCGACCTACACGCGGCTGCGCCCCGCGCCCGGCGCCGGCCCCCGCTGA